The nucleotide window AAAAAGTATCTTAACACCTGTGAAGGCACAGGTAGGGGGTtggtctttttgttgttgttgttgaagtCTGCTTCTATGATCTTTAGAAAGTTATTCTGCTGAACTCGAAGGGTCTGCTGAAGTTGGGTACTTTAAAGGATGAAATAGcagttgctgctgctcagtCAAAATGAATGCCCTGTAGTGGTAAGGAGGAGATGCTTCATGCTTCTGATGTGACTGCTGCCTGTTtcatcctgctgctttctgccttcAAAAAGGGGTGCTGTGTTTGCTGTCAGTGGTTTTACCTGTACTCATCTGTAGGGTGTTAAtcttcctggctttttttttttttttccgatAGGATGATGAGAGTCTGAAATACTTAACTCATGAAGAGCAGGATGTTCTCATGTTCTTTGAGGAAACCATAGATGCCTTAGAAGATGAGTTGGATGAGCCAATCCAACGTGACAGTGGTATTCACTGTCAGTCTCCAAGGtcaacagaagaaaatgtgtCGAGTCATTCAGAGACCGAAGATATCATTGACTTAGTACAGTCAACACCAGAGAGCAGTGACCATGAAGGCCCTCCtagcagagacacagagacaggTACTATTATTTCCTCAAAGTGTggtgtggttttggtttattgccccttttttttttttttttttttttttcccccttgaccCATCCCTGGCACATACCACTTCTCATTAGAAACAGCTAAAGAAATTCTGTACTTTCCTTACTGCCTCAAGATGACTGTTGCACATCAGGAGCTCTAAGGACTGTGATTTTAATTTGACTTGAGATCTCTGAAATTCTTGCTGTTACTGTAACCTTTTTTTTCATGGAGGTCATGCCTATGACTAAGCTGTTGGGCTGCTGTCTTAGTCTCCTACCTGATGACTGACTTgtaacagctctgcagagtcatcacagcagggcaggctcgTGTTCATCAATGTCTTCATTGTGGGTTTCCCTAAGACCTCTTAAAGAGTTTCTCTGAATTTTTAAGATGGCAGATTGTGTCACTCTGTGGGACAAAAAGGCACGCCAAGGTAACGTGTGGTGTGTTGTTCTCTTTCCCCTGTAGAGTTTGCACTCTCTGGTTTTGGAGAAGGATTTTATCAGCGAGTGCCCACAGGGGGTGTAATGTCTCCTCTCCAATGCTTTTTAGTAAAGTGTTGTCAATCctatagaagcatagaatgatcatagctggaaaaaaaaccccaaaggtcatctagtctgacctccccgcagcagggacatcctcaggctgcccatggcctcatcgagccttaccttgaatacctccagggaaggggcctcaaccacctccctgggcaacctgttccagtgttccaccaccctcacagtaaagaacttcttcctaatatccaatctaaatctgcccttctctagtttgaagctattgcccctcatcctgtcactccaggcctttgtaaacagtctctccccatccttcctgtaggtgcccttcaggtactggaaggctgctattagatctccccggaggctcctcttctccaggctgaacaaccccagctccctcagcctgtccttgtagcagaggtggtccaaccccctgatcatttttgtggccctcctctggactctctccatcagctccatgtccttcctatattgagggcttcaGACCTGCACACAATACTCcatgtgaggtctcaccagagcaaagtggtagaatcacctctctagaTCTGCTGGTAACAGatgttttgatgcagcccaagatgtgattggccttctgggctgcaagtgcacactgcctgattatgtccagcttctcatccatcatcACCCCCAAGGcctcttccaaaggcctgctttctaacacctcatccctagtctgtattgatagcgaggattattgatagtgaggataaTCTAGTGAGCTGAACTGTAGCATCATCTACAAGATGCTGCTGCAAGCAGTTCAGTTGTAGTTTCTGAGTTGGAAAGTTCATAGGGGAGTACTGATGCTTGCTACTCCTAGGTGAAAGCAAGCCTTGTATTCTGCTCTGTGTGAAGACTGACATTATTGCTGCTTTGTCTTTTAAGTGTTGGATGCTACCTGGAGAACTGAGAGCCCGAAGCCAGCTGTACCTGCTGACCTTCCCCCACATCCCCCTGTACCACCACCACCGATGTCTGAGacacttcctcttcctcctccaccccctcctCCAGTGCAGCATCCAAAATTGCTTCGTTCTATCCCTACCCCACTTATCATGGCCCAGAAGATGTCTGAGCAGCAGACAGAGAACAAGGTACGCTTCCCCAGTGTCCTTAAGGAAGGGAATTTGGACAGGAAGAAAACCCCAATAGCCAACGGTGATTATTTGGCAGCTCCAAAGCACCCCCCTGCACCAGCACCCAAACTGCACCGGTTTCCCAGCAACATCAACATAACAAATGTCAGTGGCAAGGAGTTCAATGAGACAATTTCAAGAGCAGCAGTTAACGTCCAGGAGCGGAGAGCTCAAGTGCTGGCCAACATCAATGGAGGAGCTTTTctggcagcagaactggaagagaagctgcagaaaaaTGATTTCTTGTCACGTAACAGAAGTTCTTCCTTAAGGGATCTGTCCTCTGAGCAAACACGTTATGAGGCCCTGACAAAACTTGGCCTAGTGAAGGGAAAGGCAGCTCAGGACCAAGTGGACCATGCCTCAAGCACTCAGCAGCTTGATGTGCAGCCTAAACAGGCAGACACTGTTCCCAATGGATATCAAAACATCCATGAGGTTTTAAAAAGTGAGCCCAGCCCTTTCCTTCCTATGGGAAAAACGGTAACAATCAAACCAGAGGTAGCTCTTGCTGCTAACAAGGTCAGCAGtgcacagcagaacacagaaaaaagtTCTAATGATTATAAGCAACCTAGTCTAAACCTGGATATCAGGAGAAGATCAGGTTCACTGCCTAGACCTTCAGGATTTCGATCCCAAGGCATAACAGTAAAGTTTTCTGGCCGTGGCTCAACAGAAGAAGCGAGGAGAGAGGCACTTCGAAAGCTGGGACTACTGAAAGAGACGGCATAATTCAGATGGGAATGTTGTGGCAGTGGGGGGAGGGCCATGGCATGGCTTCCTGTTTGAGTAGGCCCAACAGGATTGGGATCAAACAGattggaagaagaaagggggaagTTCTGCTTCAGGAAAGTTAAGGAGGTACTAGACAGTGTGGAATGACCACTTGTGTTTGTCCCAGAAGGACTTGTCACCACATACGGTCATGTACAGCAGTGGGTTTCAGCAACCCTTTCTACAGAGATATTCATCTGTTGCTCTTTGTGACTAAGAGGAATTTTATTTAAGTAATGCTGGACTACAGCAGACAGCATCATGTTAATGAAGTGTACAGTGCAGTATTGTTGCACATAGCAAACCCAGTGGTGCAccttccttttgctctttctgaagCCAAAAATGGAAGCTCTGTGGAGCTCTGTTTGTCTTGCCCCAGATGATATCAAAACTGAAATTTCTGACAAGTGTGGCACACTTTCCTGACTTTGTATTAGCTGGTTTGGCTTTGTGGTGGAGTCTTCTGCTTCCTTGGTCTGTGCCCGCTTGACTTCAGACTGTAGAGAGGGTGGTTTCTGTTTTGACCTTCTTGACAGAGCAGCCCAAGATTTGAGGGCATGTCTGCAtcactctgctgcttcactTGAAGTGTTGCCTTTCTTCCTTGCCACCTGCTTCTTGGTCATGCTCTAACTACCTATATGTCCAGTGAAAGGCACCAGATAAGCCTCAAGGACATGCACCCTGCACCAGTTTTCACACTGACAGCCAAAGAGTCTCCTGACAATCTGTGACCCCAACTGTTCTGTACCAGTGAGGATCTTAGAGCAGAGAAGCCATAGGAACAAGTGAACTTTGTACCAAGAACCTTATGTCAGAAGTCTTTTGTCTTGGGGTTCCTGTGAAGAAACTGTTACTTTTTGAACAGTAGCTGTACTATGCTGAGTAGTTGCAAGTTCTGTTACTTCTGAAAACAGTCATTTGGTTTTCATGTAGTTTGATAGCCCTAACAAACCTCTGTTCACAGCCTTATTTGATTCTGCCCTGCCAATGCCTAACAGAAGTTACAGCCAAAATTATTGCAGGCTAAGTAGAGTTACAGGAGAGATTGGTATTTAAGAGCACATCACTCATGAGTGGTCCAAGCTGGAGTTACTTTGCCTTTGTTCAGTAGACATGTTTTTAAAGATGGTCCCAAAAAACATGTCTGTGtaattttgggggggttgtctggttttgtttttttaacatgacAAAGCTGCTTTTCCCCATTAAACCTACTTTCCTCCTTTGTATACCTGAAAGAATACCAAGAATAgccattttaaaatcaaatgcCAAGCTCCATACCCTCTATGTTTCTTGTTATTCCTGCATGCTTAAGAGTtctcagtattttattttctaaagggAAAAGCTCACTTATCCTCTGTACTTTCTAAATCCTCAAGCAACcccctatttttttcccaagtacCTGAGTAATAaaccttggagaagaggaggggagtGGTTATAATAGAAACTGACACACCCTTCAGCCAGGAGCTCTGACATAACTGTGATAAACAAGTTTGTAGTTCTTGAGATAGTGTTTCAAACTTGCTGAGCTGAACTAGTAAATGAAGCTGTTGTGAAGGAAAAATCTTTTGTGCCATTTTCAACCTGCCTCATAAGTTAAaggtgttttattttaaattatctgCTTGCAGCTTCAATTTTTAATTGTGTTGTTATGGTATCTGGCTGGTTCTGTTATGTAGTTATTCTTTTCAGCCTTTTCAGTAGGTAAGTGATCATGTTCCTCATTGTGACAGGCATACTATACATAAGCAATCAGTAATTAAAATATGTGGCCATTCCTCTGTCTGGCAAAGCACTTGGGCATGCATAATCAAACGTGAGAAGTGCTGCTGAAACAAAAGAGGCTGCTTGTGTGCTACAAGTAAAGCACAGACTTATTTTGCTGGCCTTTGAGTCTGTAGTCCTAAATCAGTAGGACAAGCGCATAAAATACATGCAAACACCTGCTTCACTGCAGCCTGGAGTGGAGTCCTACAGTGGGTGATGCATCATAATTTATTAACATAACCTACTataattttaaatgtttcatGGCCTTTGTCCTTTTAAATCCTGTTTAAACAAATTCTTCATTATAAATGTGAAGCACATACAAAGCCATCTTCACATGTAATCATTTCTTGCCAGGTTTTCTCTGAGTTGTTTACAGCTCAGCATCCATGGTAAGCaaatagggggggggggggaagcaacCCTGACACTGTTTCATTAAAATTCAGTACTA belongs to Indicator indicator isolate 239-I01 chromosome 3, UM_Iind_1.1, whole genome shotgun sequence and includes:
- the PROSER2 gene encoding proline and serine-rich protein 2; the protein is MLMAFCASSGLISQKSVMPRNFLSDSPEMASEISPKHTCGSMEMGGSVANHGSQAKCRHLALDDESLKYLTHEEQDVLMFFEETIDALEDELDEPIQRDSGIHCQSPRSTEENVSSHSETEDIIDLVQSTPESSDHEGPPSRDTETVLDATWRTESPKPAVPADLPPHPPVPPPPMSETLPLPPPPPPPVQHPKLLRSIPTPLIMAQKMSEQQTENKVRFPSVLKEGNLDRKKTPIANGDYLAAPKHPPAPAPKLHRFPSNINITNVSGKEFNETISRAAVNVQERRAQVLANINGGAFLAAELEEKLQKNDFLSRNRSSSLRDLSSEQTRYEALTKLGLVKGKAAQDQVDHASSTQQLDVQPKQADTVPNGYQNIHEVLKSEPSPFLPMGKTVTIKPEVALAANKVSSAQQNTEKSSNDYKQPSLNLDIRRRSGSLPRPSGFRSQGITVKFSGRGSTEEARREALRKLGLLKETA